TTGCGCAGGGGAGTCATGCGTTTGCGCTCTTCGCTGCGCTGGCCTGGCCACGAGCTCAGGGCGACACCCGGCACTTCTGCCTGTAGGGGTGGTGTTGCCGGCTGTTTGTCTTTCTGCGCTTTCAGGAATGCGATGTCTTTCCGACCAATACGCATGTGCCGGATTGCTTCGATCAGGTCGGCTTCGCTCAGGTTTTCAACTTCCATTATTTTTCGGGCCAAAGGGCTGATATGCAGCGATATATCCTGATTCTCCACTGCCTTTTGCGCTTCATTGACCACTGCATCTGCTTTTTTGGTTTCCACCGGAGCGGGCGCAGTTTCTTTTTTTGGTGCAGGCGCGGGTGCGCTTGTTTGCGGTTTTTCGTCTGTAAGCTCAATCACGGCAACCACTGCACCTACCTCGACCGTGTCGCCGGCTTTGGCTTTCAGGCGGATGATGCCGGCTGCCTCGGCGGCAAGGCTAAGTGTGGCCTTGTCGGAGTCAACCTCGGCAATATCCTGGTCTTTCTCCACGTAGGCACCGTCGTCAACCAGCCAGTTGGAGAGGATTACTTCGCTGATGGATTCACCCGGACTTGGTACTTTTATTTCTATTGTCATGGTCTTGGCTGATTATTCCAGTTTTTTAGTGGCCGAGTGGAACTTGCTGTCCACCATATCCACATTCATATCCTTGAGCTCTTGTTCGAACGAACGCCATTTGTTGCCAATGCAGATCATGCCGCATTCTTTTTCGAGCATGGGGCAGTCGCATTTTTCAAAAGTTTTATCAATCAGCTTTTGCTGGCTGATCACATGAAATTTGGCTGATCCTGTGGCCGGACTTCCGCTTTGAGGTCTGGCCACCAACCTGAGATTGACATCTTTGAATTCGTGGTGGATATAGCGCCACGCACCCATGTTCAGGGGTTCCTCCTGCACCCAGAGGTGGGTGCGGGCTTTGTGATATTTTTTTACTACCTGGCGCATCTGATGCACCGGAAGCGGGTGGAGCTGCTCAATGCGCACCAGGGCGATGTCGTCGCTGCCGCGTTTTTGTTTCTCTTCGAGGAGTTCGTAATAAATCTTTCCGCTGCAAAACACCAGCTTGCTAACTTTTTCAGGGTCAGCAGCTGCATCGTCGATCACCTCCATGAATTTGCCATTGGTGAGCTCGCTCAGTTTGGAGATGCACAAGGGATGACGCAGCAGGCTCTTGGGTGTGAAGATAACCAGAGGCTTACGGAAGGGCCTTTTCAGCTGGCGGCGCAGGATGTGGAAGAAGTTGGCCGGGGTGGTGCAATTGGCCACCTGCATGTTTTGTTCGGCACAAAGCGTCAGAAATCTCTCGATGCGGGCGCTGGAATGCTCTGGTCCCTGGCCTTCGTAGCCATGCGGCAGAAACATCACCAGTCCGTTCATCACATTCCATTTTTCTTCGGCACTGCTCACAAACTGATCGAAGATGATCTGGGCGCCGTTGTTGAAGTCGCCAAACTGGGCTTCCCATATGGTGAGTGCATCGGGTGAAGCGAGCGCGTAACCGTATTCAAAACCAAGCACGCCGTATTCGCTCAGCAAGGAGTTGTACACTTCAAACTTTGCCTGATCGGGCGCTATGTGATTCAGCGGGGTGAATTCTTCTTCGCTGTCTTCCACCCTGAGCGTGGCGTGCCGGTGCGAGAATGTGCCTCTGGCCACATCCTGCCCGCTCAGCCTCACGGGATGTTTTTCAGTGAGCAAGGTGCCGTAGGCCAGCAGTTCGGCCATGGCCCAATCGACCACGCCCTGCTGAAACACCATCTCGCGACGCTGTTCCTGAAGCTTGACAGTTTTACGGAAAAACTGTTTGTTGTCGGGAAGTTGGGTGAGGCCGTGGGCTATCTGTCGGAGCAATTGTTCATCAACCCCTGTTTCGGGCGATTCCAGAAAGTCGTTTTCGCGGGCCTTTCGGACGTGATCCCATACTTCCTGCAAAAAGTTGGTGATTTGCGTCTTTTCTTTGGCGCGCGCACCGCTCAGGCTGTCTTCGAGTACCTGAAGGTGATGGGCTTCGATGCGCTGGGCTTGTTCCGGACTGAGTACGCCTTCCTCTATGAGTTTTTTGGCATAGATGTCGCGCGGATTCGGATGTTTTTCGATGATTTTGTAGAGCAGTGGTTGTGTAAACCTTGGCTCATCGCCTTCGTTGTGGCCATATTTGCGGTAGCACAACAAATCCACATACACATCTTTGTGGAATTTCTCCCTGAACTCCATGGCAAGCTGTACGGCATACACCACTGCTTCAGGGTCGTCGCCATTCACGTGAAACACGGGCGAGTGGGTTATTTTGGCCACGTCGGTGCAATAGGTGCTCGAGCGGGCATCGAGGTAATCGGTTGTGAAGCCGATCTGGTTGTTGATCACCAGGTGAATGGTGCCGCCTGTTTTGTAGCCGCGAAGCTCCGACATTTGTGCCACTTCGTACACCACGCCCTGGCCGGCTATGGAAGCGTCGCCGTGGATGAGGATGGGAACGACTTTTTTGTAATCGCCCTTGTAAATCTGGTCAATTTTGGCACGTGTGATGCCTTCAACCACAGGGTCAACGGCTTCCAGGTGCGAGGGGTTGGGCGAGAGGGTGAGTTTGACGGATTTGCCATTGGTGGCTTTGCGGACTGAGGTATAACCCAGGTGGTATTTCACGTCGCCCAGCAGGGTTTCGTCTTCATATTCCTTGCCCTCAAACTCGCTGAATACGTCCATGTAGGGCTTACGCAGCACGTTGGTCAGAACGTTGAGCCTGCCGCGGTGCGCCATGCCGATAACCAGCTCTTCGGTGCCGAGTTCTGCACCTTTTTCTAATATGGCTTCCAGGGCAGGAATGAGCGATTCGGCTCCTTCGAGCGAGAAACGCTTTTGACCGGGGAATTTTTTGTGAATGAACTTCTCGAAATTGACTGCCCTGTCGAGTTTGACGAAGATCCAGTTTTTATCCTGACGGGTGAACGATGGCAGATTGCGCACAGGCTCCATGCGGGCAAGCAGCCACTGCACAATATCCACATTGCGGATAAACATGAATTCGGCGCCAAAGCTGCGGCAATAGGTCTCTTTGAGCGCATCCACGATGGAGGCCAGACTTGCCGGCCCCAGGCCGATTTCCCTACCTGCCTCAAAAACTGTGTTGAGGTCTTTCTCGGTCAGGCCGTAGTTTTCGATATCGAGTGTGGGCCGGTACTGACGGCGTTTGCGTACCGGGTTGGTTTGCGTAAAGAGGTGACCGCGCTTGCGGTAATCGTTGATCAGGTCGAGTACCTTGAACTCTTTGACGGTTTTGACAGCATCGCCTGATTGTACCGGGCGTTTGCTGTAGTTACGGGCTGCAAAGTCGAATCCCTCGAAAAACTTTCGCCAGCCTTCGTCCACACTTTGCGGGTTTTCGCGAAAGCGCAGATAAAGGTCTTCGATCACTGAAGGGTCGCTGCTGTTCAGATAGTTATAAACGTCCATGAAGCCTGGGCTGTGTTTAATCTGCAAAATTAGCACAAAACCCCTTGCGCCTGACTGCCGCCGGGGCTACAGGCTAAACAAAAAAAGGAACAGCCGGTTCGGTGGCTGCTCCACAGTAAATCGATTTTGAATAAGATGCCGCGTGGGCTTTGGCAAATCTCCTTATTCCGGAATGATGGCTTCTACGGGGCAAACATCGGCGCACGAACCGCAGTCGGTGCAGATATCGGGGTCGATCACGTAGATATCGCCTTCGGAAATGGCATCAACAGGGCATTCGTCAATGCAGGTGCCACATGCTGTGCAGGCGTCGGTAATTTTGTAAGCCATAGTGGTATTGTTTTGGTTTTGATGAACGTTATGTGGTGCAAAGATATACAACAGTCAATACCCAAAACAGGGTAAATGTTAATTTATAGCAAATCTAAACTGCGCTTCAAATGTATTGAAAATGAAGCCCCGCGGCTTATCCGGAATTTAGACTGATTTTAATTTATGCTTGCCGGATGCATTTAAGCTGTTGCAGTCTATTTATTAATTTGCTGATTTACAAAGGGATATTTTTAGTGTGTTCCTTGGCTGCCTTCCGGATAGCTTATTGGCTCGGTTTGGGGTCTGAAAGCCTTGGCAATTAAGTACTACCTTTGCCTGAAAATCAATCACAACGGTATGGCAAACAACAATAACAAAGTTGTTGAACTGGAACAGGTAGTGGTTCGTTTTGCCGGCGACTCCGGCGACGGAATGCAGCTCACCGGATCGCTCTTTTCCGATTCGACGGCATTTGCAGGCAACGATTTTGCCACTTTTCCCGACTATCCGGCCGAGATCAGGGCTCCTCAGGGCACTGTGTCCGGTGTTTCGGGCTTTCAGATTCATTTTGGTCGCAAGAATGTGTACACCTCGGGCGACCTGGCCGATGTGCTTGTGGCCATGAATCCGGCCTCGCTCAAAGCCAATATGCGCTGGATCAAGCCGCAAGGCCTCATCATCATCGACAGCGACAACTTCAACGACAAATGGCTCGAAAAGGCCGGTTACACGACCGACCCCACCACCGATGGCAGCCTGAGCGGTTACAGGGTGATTCGCACCCCGATATCGAGCATGACAAAAGAGGCCGTTAAACACCTCAACCTTGACCCTAAAACCACACTCAAAACGAAAAATATGTTTGCCCTGGGCATGGTCATGTACATGTTCAGCCGCGAACCAGAAGTCATCTACCAGTATTTCGAGAAAAAATTTGCAGCCAATCCTATTGTAGTTCAGGCCAATAAGTCCGTG
This window of the Bacteroidota bacterium genome carries:
- a CDS encoding 2-oxoglutarate dehydrogenase E1 component — translated: MDVYNYLNSSDPSVIEDLYLRFRENPQSVDEGWRKFFEGFDFAARNYSKRPVQSGDAVKTVKEFKVLDLINDYRKRGHLFTQTNPVRKRRQYRPTLDIENYGLTEKDLNTVFEAGREIGLGPASLASIVDALKETYCRSFGAEFMFIRNVDIVQWLLARMEPVRNLPSFTRQDKNWIFVKLDRAVNFEKFIHKKFPGQKRFSLEGAESLIPALEAILEKGAELGTEELVIGMAHRGRLNVLTNVLRKPYMDVFSEFEGKEYEDETLLGDVKYHLGYTSVRKATNGKSVKLTLSPNPSHLEAVDPVVEGITRAKIDQIYKGDYKKVVPILIHGDASIAGQGVVYEVAQMSELRGYKTGGTIHLVINNQIGFTTDYLDARSSTYCTDVAKITHSPVFHVNGDDPEAVVYAVQLAMEFREKFHKDVYVDLLCYRKYGHNEGDEPRFTQPLLYKIIEKHPNPRDIYAKKLIEEGVLSPEQAQRIEAHHLQVLEDSLSGARAKEKTQITNFLQEVWDHVRKARENDFLESPETGVDEQLLRQIAHGLTQLPDNKQFFRKTVKLQEQRREMVFQQGVVDWAMAELLAYGTLLTEKHPVRLSGQDVARGTFSHRHATLRVEDSEEEFTPLNHIAPDQAKFEVYNSLLSEYGVLGFEYGYALASPDALTIWEAQFGDFNNGAQIIFDQFVSSAEEKWNVMNGLVMFLPHGYEGQGPEHSSARIERFLTLCAEQNMQVANCTTPANFFHILRRQLKRPFRKPLVIFTPKSLLRHPLCISKLSELTNGKFMEVIDDAAADPEKVSKLVFCSGKIYYELLEEKQKRGSDDIALVRIEQLHPLPVHQMRQVVKKYHKARTHLWVQEEPLNMGAWRYIHHEFKDVNLRLVARPQSGSPATGSAKFHVISQQKLIDKTFEKCDCPMLEKECGMICIGNKWRSFEQELKDMNVDMVDSKFHSATKKLE
- a CDS encoding 4Fe-4S binding protein → MAYKITDACTACGTCIDECPVDAISEGDIYVIDPDICTDCGSCADVCPVEAIIPE